The Dendropsophus ebraccatus isolate aDenEbr1 chromosome 3, aDenEbr1.pat, whole genome shotgun sequence genome includes a region encoding these proteins:
- the S1PR4 gene encoding sphingosine 1-phosphate receptor 4: MNPISNLTSNHCLELVVKQNVNIILLHYNLTGRLIGRTSENDIYLKISSILISLFIILENLCVLVALLRFLRLRRWVHCCLANIAFSDLLAGISYLLNICLSGEITFRLNPQQWFLREGLLFTTLAASTFSLFITAVERYCTMVALYSESRSRKVVRAQGLIIVCWLLAAIVGSLPLFGWNCLCHIETCSSLLPLYSRQYILFSLGLLSISLIGIIGFYCTIYYLVCCNARRTAITSHSRRALHLLQTVLIILGSFVFCWTPLFVYLLVDSACAPPFCQSPVGLEWVLALAVLNSAFNPLIYSLRSSEVRKAMLAFLCCACTMAGVKVPACHQQGLDVTSGSSNESSLRRKSSVRLSRASFRSPVTSISSVPSQ; the protein is encoded by the exons ATGAACCCGATATCTAACCTGACATCTAACCATTGCCTAGAACTGGTAGTCAAGCAAAATGTTAACATTATACTGTTACATTATAATTTGACTGGACGTCTAATTGGTCGAACAAGTGAAAATGACATTTACCTGAAGATAAGCAGCATCCTTATCAGTCTGTTCATCATACTGGAGAATTTGTGCGTGCTGGTGGCCCTGCTAAG gttCCTTCGTTTGAGACGCTGGGTCCACTGCTGCTTGGCAAACATTGCATTTAGTGATCTCCTGGCTGGCATTTCATACCTACTAAATATATGCCTTTCAGGCGAAATTACTTTTCGATTGAACCCACAACAATGGTTTCTAAGAGAAGGTCTTCTCTTTACCACTTTAGCTGCCTCTACGTTCAGTCTGTTCATAACCGCAGTGGAGCGATATTGTACTATGGTGGCCCTATACTCAGAGAGCCGCTCTAGAAAAGTGGTGCGCGCACAGGGGTTGATCATTGTATGTTGGCTGCTGGCTGCTATTGTTGGGTCTTTGCCTTTGTTTGGGTGGAACTGCCTGTGCCATATTGAAACTTGCTCCAGTCTTCTACCCCTTTACTCAAggcaatatattttatttagccTTGGACTTTTGTCTATTAGCCTGATTGGGATTATTGGCTTTTACTGCACTATTTATTACTTAGTATGTTGCAATGCCAGGCGGACTGCAATCACAAGCCATAGTCGCCGTGCCTTACACTTACTTCAAACCGTTCTCATCATCCTTGGCTCATTTGTCTTTTGCTGGACTCCCCTTTTTGTTTATCTTTTGGTAGATTCTGCATGTGCTCCTCCTTTCTGTCAATCTCCAGTAGGGCTGGAATGGGTTCTTGCCTTAGCGGTCTTGAACTCAGCCTTTAACCCATTAATCTACTCTCTCAGGAGTTCAGAGGTACGTAAAGCAATGTTGGCATTTCTCTGCTGTGCTTGCACTATGGCTGGAGTCAAGGTACCAGCATGTCACCAACAAGGCCTAGATGTCACCTCTGGTTCATCAAATGAAAGTTCACTCAGAAGAAAAAGTAGTGTGCGCCTTTCCCGAGCAAGTTTTAGGAGTCCAGTTACCAGCATTTCTAGTGTGCCCAGTCAGTAA